A genomic stretch from Sander vitreus isolate 19-12246 chromosome 17, sanVit1, whole genome shotgun sequence includes:
- the smoc2 gene encoding SPARC-related modular calcium-binding protein 2 isoform X8: protein MRVCPLLVFLCLLCAGRAQKFSALTFLRVDQDKECNMECTGAPRKPLCASDGRTFTSRCEFLRAKCRDPQLEVIRGPCKDTSRCVAEKKYTEQQAKKLFPQVFVPVCNPDGTYSEVQCHSYTGYCWCVTPNGRPISGSAVANKKPRCQGSKQERATTREPGKADETGLVVDPQPAGDEEDIISQYPTLWTEQVRSRQNNRTRAPSSSCDQEQQSAQEEAKQHKNDAVFVPDCALGGLYKPVQCHPSTGYCWCVLVDTGRPIPGTSTRYEQPKCDGNARAHPTKPKDHYRSRHLQGCPGAKKTEFLTSVLDALSTDMVHAVTDPASAGRMAEPDPSHTLEERVVHWYFSQLDKNSSGDIGKKEIKPFKRFLRKKSKPKKCVKKFVEYCDISNDKALSLQELMGCLGVTKEEESLEEARLSQHLRFPLPQGESALTNRQ, encoded by the exons TTCCTGCGGGTGGATCAGGATAAGGAGTGCAACATGGAATGCACCGGAGCTCCCCGCAAGCCCCTGTGTGCCTCCGACGGCAGGACCTTCACATCTCGCTGCGAGTTCCTCCGAGCCAAGTGCCGTGACCCCCAGCTGGAGGTCATTCGAGGGCCATGCAAAG ATACATCCAGATGTGTAGCAGAGAAGAAGTACACAGAGCAGCAGGCTAAGAAGCTCTTCCCGCAGGTCTTTGTGCCTGTATGCAACCCTGATGGCACATATAGTGAg GTTCAGTGCCACAGTTACACTGGATACTGTTGGTGTGTCACCCCCAATGGCCGACCCATTAGCGGCTCAGCAGTGGCCAATAAAAAACCTCGATGCCAAG GTTCAAAACAAGAGAGAGCTACTACAAGAGAGCCAGGTAAAGCAG ATGAGACTGGCCTAGTGGTGGATCCACAGCCTGCTGGCGATGAAGAAG ACATCATTTCTCAGTACCCCACTCTGTGGACGGAGCAGGTTCGCAGCCGACAGAACAATAGAACCAGAGCACCAT CCTCATCCTGTGACCAGGAGCAGCAGTCTGCCCAGGAAGAGGCGAAGCAGCACAAGAACGATGCTGTATTCGTACCAGACTGTGCACTTGGAGGACTGTACAAGCCAGTCCAATGCCACCCCTCCACCGGCTACTGCTGGTGTGTGCTGGTGGACACGGGACGGCCCATACCTGGGACTTCCACCAG GTATGAACAGCCAAAATGCGATGGCAATGCCAGGGCCCACCCGACTAAACCTAAGGACCATTATAGAAGCAGACATCTCCAGG GCTGTCCCGGGGCAAAGAAAACAGAGTTTCTGACAAGTGTTCTTGACGCACTGTCAACAGACATGGTGCACGCCGTCACAGATCCAGCATCCGCCGGAAG GATGGCCGAGCCCGACCCCAGCCACACCCTGGAGGAGAGGGTGGTCCACTGGTATTTTAGTCAGCTGGACAAAAACTCCAGCGGGGACATTGGAAAGAAGGAGATCAAGCCTTTCAAACGCTTTCTGCGCAAGAAATCAAAGCCAAAGAAGTGTGTGAAGAAGTTTGTGGAGTACTGCGACATTAGCAACGACAAGGCGCTGTCTCTGCAGGAGCTGATGGGTTGCCTCGGGGTGACCAAAGAAGAGG AATCCCTCGAAGAAGCAAGGCTAAGCCAGCATCTGAGATTTCCCCTCCCGCAAGGAGAATCTGCCCTCACCAATCGGCAATAA
- the smoc2 gene encoding SPARC-related modular calcium-binding protein 2 isoform X1, whose product MRVCPLLVFLCLLCAGRAQKFSALTFLRVDQDKECNMECTGAPRKPLCASDGRTFTSRCEFLRAKCRDPQLEVIRGPCKDTSRCVAEKKYTEQQAKKLFPQVFVPVCNPDGTYSEVQCHSYTGYCWCVTPNGRPISGSAVANKKPRCQGSKQERATTREPGKAVSLQIFSILNADETGLVVDPQPAGDEEDIISQYPTLWTEQVRSRQNNRTRAPSSSCDQEQQSAQEEAKQHKNDAVFVPDCALGGLYKPVQCHPSTGYCWCVLVDTGRPIPGTSTRWERPHLWYEQPKCDGNARAHPTKPKDHYRSRHLQGCPGAKKTEFLTSVLDALSTDMVHAVTDPASAGRMAEPDPSHTLEERVVHWYFSQLDKNSSGDIGKKEIKPFKRFLRKKSKPKKCVKKFVEYCDISNDKALSLQELMGCLGVTKEEESLEEARLSQHLRFPLPQGESALTNRQ is encoded by the exons TTCCTGCGGGTGGATCAGGATAAGGAGTGCAACATGGAATGCACCGGAGCTCCCCGCAAGCCCCTGTGTGCCTCCGACGGCAGGACCTTCACATCTCGCTGCGAGTTCCTCCGAGCCAAGTGCCGTGACCCCCAGCTGGAGGTCATTCGAGGGCCATGCAAAG ATACATCCAGATGTGTAGCAGAGAAGAAGTACACAGAGCAGCAGGCTAAGAAGCTCTTCCCGCAGGTCTTTGTGCCTGTATGCAACCCTGATGGCACATATAGTGAg GTTCAGTGCCACAGTTACACTGGATACTGTTGGTGTGTCACCCCCAATGGCCGACCCATTAGCGGCTCAGCAGTGGCCAATAAAAAACCTCGATGCCAAG GTTCAAAACAAGAGAGAGCTACTACAAGAGAGCCAGGTAAAGCAG TCTCCTTGCAAATATTCTCCATTCTAAATGCAGATGAGACTGGCCTAGTGGTGGATCCACAGCCTGCTGGCGATGAAGAAG ACATCATTTCTCAGTACCCCACTCTGTGGACGGAGCAGGTTCGCAGCCGACAGAACAATAGAACCAGAGCACCAT CCTCATCCTGTGACCAGGAGCAGCAGTCTGCCCAGGAAGAGGCGAAGCAGCACAAGAACGATGCTGTATTCGTACCAGACTGTGCACTTGGAGGACTGTACAAGCCAGTCCAATGCCACCCCTCCACCGGCTACTGCTGGTGTGTGCTGGTGGACACGGGACGGCCCATACCTGGGACTTCCACCAGGTGGGAGAGACCTCACCTATG GTATGAACAGCCAAAATGCGATGGCAATGCCAGGGCCCACCCGACTAAACCTAAGGACCATTATAGAAGCAGACATCTCCAGG GCTGTCCCGGGGCAAAGAAAACAGAGTTTCTGACAAGTGTTCTTGACGCACTGTCAACAGACATGGTGCACGCCGTCACAGATCCAGCATCCGCCGGAAG GATGGCCGAGCCCGACCCCAGCCACACCCTGGAGGAGAGGGTGGTCCACTGGTATTTTAGTCAGCTGGACAAAAACTCCAGCGGGGACATTGGAAAGAAGGAGATCAAGCCTTTCAAACGCTTTCTGCGCAAGAAATCAAAGCCAAAGAAGTGTGTGAAGAAGTTTGTGGAGTACTGCGACATTAGCAACGACAAGGCGCTGTCTCTGCAGGAGCTGATGGGTTGCCTCGGGGTGACCAAAGAAGAGG AATCCCTCGAAGAAGCAAGGCTAAGCCAGCATCTGAGATTTCCCCTCCCGCAAGGAGAATCTGCCCTCACCAATCGGCAATAA
- the smoc2 gene encoding SPARC-related modular calcium-binding protein 2 isoform X7 produces the protein MRVCPLLVFLCLLCAGRAQKFSALTFLRVDQDKECNMECTGAPRKPLCASDGRTFTSRCEFLRAKCRDPQLEVIRGPCKDTSRCVAEKKYTEQQAKKLFPQVFVPVCNPDGTYSEVQCHSYTGYCWCVTPNGRPISGSAVANKKPRCQGSKQERATTREPGKADETGLVVDPQPAGDEEDIISQYPTLWTEQVRSRQNNRTRAPSSSCDQEQQSAQEEAKQHKNDAVFVPDCALGGLYKPVQCHPSTGYCWCVLVDTGRPIPGTSTRWERPHLWYEQPKCDGNARAHPTKPKDHYRSRHLQGCPGAKKTEFLTSVLDALSTDMVHAVTDPASAGRMAEPDPSHTLEERVVHWYFSQLDKNSSGDIGKKEIKPFKRFLRKKSKPKKCVKKFVEYCDISNDKALSLQELMGCLGVTKEEGAKPGEGLSSSKLNPSKKQG, from the exons TTCCTGCGGGTGGATCAGGATAAGGAGTGCAACATGGAATGCACCGGAGCTCCCCGCAAGCCCCTGTGTGCCTCCGACGGCAGGACCTTCACATCTCGCTGCGAGTTCCTCCGAGCCAAGTGCCGTGACCCCCAGCTGGAGGTCATTCGAGGGCCATGCAAAG ATACATCCAGATGTGTAGCAGAGAAGAAGTACACAGAGCAGCAGGCTAAGAAGCTCTTCCCGCAGGTCTTTGTGCCTGTATGCAACCCTGATGGCACATATAGTGAg GTTCAGTGCCACAGTTACACTGGATACTGTTGGTGTGTCACCCCCAATGGCCGACCCATTAGCGGCTCAGCAGTGGCCAATAAAAAACCTCGATGCCAAG GTTCAAAACAAGAGAGAGCTACTACAAGAGAGCCAGGTAAAGCAG ATGAGACTGGCCTAGTGGTGGATCCACAGCCTGCTGGCGATGAAGAAG ACATCATTTCTCAGTACCCCACTCTGTGGACGGAGCAGGTTCGCAGCCGACAGAACAATAGAACCAGAGCACCAT CCTCATCCTGTGACCAGGAGCAGCAGTCTGCCCAGGAAGAGGCGAAGCAGCACAAGAACGATGCTGTATTCGTACCAGACTGTGCACTTGGAGGACTGTACAAGCCAGTCCAATGCCACCCCTCCACCGGCTACTGCTGGTGTGTGCTGGTGGACACGGGACGGCCCATACCTGGGACTTCCACCAGGTGGGAGAGACCTCACCTATG GTATGAACAGCCAAAATGCGATGGCAATGCCAGGGCCCACCCGACTAAACCTAAGGACCATTATAGAAGCAGACATCTCCAGG GCTGTCCCGGGGCAAAGAAAACAGAGTTTCTGACAAGTGTTCTTGACGCACTGTCAACAGACATGGTGCACGCCGTCACAGATCCAGCATCCGCCGGAAG GATGGCCGAGCCCGACCCCAGCCACACCCTGGAGGAGAGGGTGGTCCACTGGTATTTTAGTCAGCTGGACAAAAACTCCAGCGGGGACATTGGAAAGAAGGAGATCAAGCCTTTCAAACGCTTTCTGCGCAAGAAATCAAAGCCAAAGAAGTGTGTGAAGAAGTTTGTGGAGTACTGCGACATTAGCAACGACAAGGCGCTGTCTCTGCAGGAGCTGATGGGTTGCCTCGGGGTGACCAAAGAAGAGG GGGCCAAACCAGGAGAGGGTTTATCTTCTAGTAAACTA AATCCCTCGAAGAAGCAAGGCTAA
- the smoc2 gene encoding SPARC-related modular calcium-binding protein 2 isoform X6: MRVCPLLVFLCLLCAGRAQKFSALTFLRVDQDKECNMECTGAPRKPLCASDGRTFTSRCEFLRAKCRDPQLEVIRGPCKDTSRCVAEKKYTEQQAKKLFPQVFVPVCNPDGTYSEVQCHSYTGYCWCVTPNGRPISGSAVANKKPRCQGSKQERATTREPDETGLVVDPQPAGDEEDIISQYPTLWTEQVRSRQNNRTRAPSSSCDQEQQSAQEEAKQHKNDAVFVPDCALGGLYKPVQCHPSTGYCWCVLVDTGRPIPGTSTRWERPHLWYEQPKCDGNARAHPTKPKDHYRSRHLQGCPGAKKTEFLTSVLDALSTDMVHAVTDPASAGRMAEPDPSHTLEERVVHWYFSQLDKNSSGDIGKKEIKPFKRFLRKKSKPKKCVKKFVEYCDISNDKALSLQELMGCLGVTKEEESLEEARLSQHLRFPLPQGESALTNRQ, from the exons TTCCTGCGGGTGGATCAGGATAAGGAGTGCAACATGGAATGCACCGGAGCTCCCCGCAAGCCCCTGTGTGCCTCCGACGGCAGGACCTTCACATCTCGCTGCGAGTTCCTCCGAGCCAAGTGCCGTGACCCCCAGCTGGAGGTCATTCGAGGGCCATGCAAAG ATACATCCAGATGTGTAGCAGAGAAGAAGTACACAGAGCAGCAGGCTAAGAAGCTCTTCCCGCAGGTCTTTGTGCCTGTATGCAACCCTGATGGCACATATAGTGAg GTTCAGTGCCACAGTTACACTGGATACTGTTGGTGTGTCACCCCCAATGGCCGACCCATTAGCGGCTCAGCAGTGGCCAATAAAAAACCTCGATGCCAAG GTTCAAAACAAGAGAGAGCTACTACAAGAGAGCCAG ATGAGACTGGCCTAGTGGTGGATCCACAGCCTGCTGGCGATGAAGAAG ACATCATTTCTCAGTACCCCACTCTGTGGACGGAGCAGGTTCGCAGCCGACAGAACAATAGAACCAGAGCACCAT CCTCATCCTGTGACCAGGAGCAGCAGTCTGCCCAGGAAGAGGCGAAGCAGCACAAGAACGATGCTGTATTCGTACCAGACTGTGCACTTGGAGGACTGTACAAGCCAGTCCAATGCCACCCCTCCACCGGCTACTGCTGGTGTGTGCTGGTGGACACGGGACGGCCCATACCTGGGACTTCCACCAGGTGGGAGAGACCTCACCTATG GTATGAACAGCCAAAATGCGATGGCAATGCCAGGGCCCACCCGACTAAACCTAAGGACCATTATAGAAGCAGACATCTCCAGG GCTGTCCCGGGGCAAAGAAAACAGAGTTTCTGACAAGTGTTCTTGACGCACTGTCAACAGACATGGTGCACGCCGTCACAGATCCAGCATCCGCCGGAAG GATGGCCGAGCCCGACCCCAGCCACACCCTGGAGGAGAGGGTGGTCCACTGGTATTTTAGTCAGCTGGACAAAAACTCCAGCGGGGACATTGGAAAGAAGGAGATCAAGCCTTTCAAACGCTTTCTGCGCAAGAAATCAAAGCCAAAGAAGTGTGTGAAGAAGTTTGTGGAGTACTGCGACATTAGCAACGACAAGGCGCTGTCTCTGCAGGAGCTGATGGGTTGCCTCGGGGTGACCAAAGAAGAGG AATCCCTCGAAGAAGCAAGGCTAAGCCAGCATCTGAGATTTCCCCTCCCGCAAGGAGAATCTGCCCTCACCAATCGGCAATAA
- the smoc2 gene encoding SPARC-related modular calcium-binding protein 2 isoform X2, with protein MRVCPLLVFLCLLCAGRAQKFSALTFLRVDQDKECNMECTGAPRKPLCASDGRTFTSRCEFLRAKCRDPQLEVIRGPCKDTSRCVAEKKYTEQQAKKLFPQVFVPVCNPDGTYSEVQCHSYTGYCWCVTPNGRPISGSAVANKKPRCQGSKQERATTREPGKAVSLQIFSILNADETGLVVDPQPAGDEEDIISQYPTLWTEQVRSRQNNRTRAPSSSCDQEQQSAQEEAKQHKNDAVFVPDCALGGLYKPVQCHPSTGYCWCVLVDTGRPIPGTSTRWERPHLWYEQPKCDGNARAHPTKPKDHYRSRHLQGCPGAKKTEFLTSVLDALSTDMVHAVTDPASAGRMAEPDPSHTLEERVVHWYFSQLDKNSSGDIGKKEIKPFKRFLRKKSKPKKCVKKFVEYCDISNDKALSLQELMGCLGVTKEEGAKPGEGLSSSKLNPSKKQG; from the exons TTCCTGCGGGTGGATCAGGATAAGGAGTGCAACATGGAATGCACCGGAGCTCCCCGCAAGCCCCTGTGTGCCTCCGACGGCAGGACCTTCACATCTCGCTGCGAGTTCCTCCGAGCCAAGTGCCGTGACCCCCAGCTGGAGGTCATTCGAGGGCCATGCAAAG ATACATCCAGATGTGTAGCAGAGAAGAAGTACACAGAGCAGCAGGCTAAGAAGCTCTTCCCGCAGGTCTTTGTGCCTGTATGCAACCCTGATGGCACATATAGTGAg GTTCAGTGCCACAGTTACACTGGATACTGTTGGTGTGTCACCCCCAATGGCCGACCCATTAGCGGCTCAGCAGTGGCCAATAAAAAACCTCGATGCCAAG GTTCAAAACAAGAGAGAGCTACTACAAGAGAGCCAGGTAAAGCAG TCTCCTTGCAAATATTCTCCATTCTAAATGCAGATGAGACTGGCCTAGTGGTGGATCCACAGCCTGCTGGCGATGAAGAAG ACATCATTTCTCAGTACCCCACTCTGTGGACGGAGCAGGTTCGCAGCCGACAGAACAATAGAACCAGAGCACCAT CCTCATCCTGTGACCAGGAGCAGCAGTCTGCCCAGGAAGAGGCGAAGCAGCACAAGAACGATGCTGTATTCGTACCAGACTGTGCACTTGGAGGACTGTACAAGCCAGTCCAATGCCACCCCTCCACCGGCTACTGCTGGTGTGTGCTGGTGGACACGGGACGGCCCATACCTGGGACTTCCACCAGGTGGGAGAGACCTCACCTATG GTATGAACAGCCAAAATGCGATGGCAATGCCAGGGCCCACCCGACTAAACCTAAGGACCATTATAGAAGCAGACATCTCCAGG GCTGTCCCGGGGCAAAGAAAACAGAGTTTCTGACAAGTGTTCTTGACGCACTGTCAACAGACATGGTGCACGCCGTCACAGATCCAGCATCCGCCGGAAG GATGGCCGAGCCCGACCCCAGCCACACCCTGGAGGAGAGGGTGGTCCACTGGTATTTTAGTCAGCTGGACAAAAACTCCAGCGGGGACATTGGAAAGAAGGAGATCAAGCCTTTCAAACGCTTTCTGCGCAAGAAATCAAAGCCAAAGAAGTGTGTGAAGAAGTTTGTGGAGTACTGCGACATTAGCAACGACAAGGCGCTGTCTCTGCAGGAGCTGATGGGTTGCCTCGGGGTGACCAAAGAAGAGG GGGCCAAACCAGGAGAGGGTTTATCTTCTAGTAAACTA AATCCCTCGAAGAAGCAAGGCTAA
- the smoc2 gene encoding SPARC-related modular calcium-binding protein 2 isoform X4: protein MRVCPLLVFLCLLCAGRAQKFSALTFLRVDQDKECNMECTGAPRKPLCASDGRTFTSRCEFLRAKCRDPQLEVIRGPCKDTSRCVAEKKYTEQQAKKLFPQVFVPVCNPDGTYSEVQCHSYTGYCWCVTPNGRPISGSAVANKKPRCQGSKQERATTREPGKADETGLVVDPQPAGDEEDIISQYPTLWTEQVRSRQNNRTRAPSSSCDQEQQSAQEEAKQHKNDAVFVPDCALGGLYKPVQCHPSTGYCWCVLVDTGRPIPGTSTRWERPHLWYEQPKCDGNARAHPTKPKDHYRSRHLQGCPGAKKTEFLTSVLDALSTDMVHAVTDPASAGRMAEPDPSHTLEERVVHWYFSQLDKNSSGDIGKKEIKPFKRFLRKKSKPKKCVKKFVEYCDISNDKALSLQELMGCLGVTKEEESLEEARLSQHLRFPLPQGESALTNRQ from the exons TTCCTGCGGGTGGATCAGGATAAGGAGTGCAACATGGAATGCACCGGAGCTCCCCGCAAGCCCCTGTGTGCCTCCGACGGCAGGACCTTCACATCTCGCTGCGAGTTCCTCCGAGCCAAGTGCCGTGACCCCCAGCTGGAGGTCATTCGAGGGCCATGCAAAG ATACATCCAGATGTGTAGCAGAGAAGAAGTACACAGAGCAGCAGGCTAAGAAGCTCTTCCCGCAGGTCTTTGTGCCTGTATGCAACCCTGATGGCACATATAGTGAg GTTCAGTGCCACAGTTACACTGGATACTGTTGGTGTGTCACCCCCAATGGCCGACCCATTAGCGGCTCAGCAGTGGCCAATAAAAAACCTCGATGCCAAG GTTCAAAACAAGAGAGAGCTACTACAAGAGAGCCAGGTAAAGCAG ATGAGACTGGCCTAGTGGTGGATCCACAGCCTGCTGGCGATGAAGAAG ACATCATTTCTCAGTACCCCACTCTGTGGACGGAGCAGGTTCGCAGCCGACAGAACAATAGAACCAGAGCACCAT CCTCATCCTGTGACCAGGAGCAGCAGTCTGCCCAGGAAGAGGCGAAGCAGCACAAGAACGATGCTGTATTCGTACCAGACTGTGCACTTGGAGGACTGTACAAGCCAGTCCAATGCCACCCCTCCACCGGCTACTGCTGGTGTGTGCTGGTGGACACGGGACGGCCCATACCTGGGACTTCCACCAGGTGGGAGAGACCTCACCTATG GTATGAACAGCCAAAATGCGATGGCAATGCCAGGGCCCACCCGACTAAACCTAAGGACCATTATAGAAGCAGACATCTCCAGG GCTGTCCCGGGGCAAAGAAAACAGAGTTTCTGACAAGTGTTCTTGACGCACTGTCAACAGACATGGTGCACGCCGTCACAGATCCAGCATCCGCCGGAAG GATGGCCGAGCCCGACCCCAGCCACACCCTGGAGGAGAGGGTGGTCCACTGGTATTTTAGTCAGCTGGACAAAAACTCCAGCGGGGACATTGGAAAGAAGGAGATCAAGCCTTTCAAACGCTTTCTGCGCAAGAAATCAAAGCCAAAGAAGTGTGTGAAGAAGTTTGTGGAGTACTGCGACATTAGCAACGACAAGGCGCTGTCTCTGCAGGAGCTGATGGGTTGCCTCGGGGTGACCAAAGAAGAGG AATCCCTCGAAGAAGCAAGGCTAAGCCAGCATCTGAGATTTCCCCTCCCGCAAGGAGAATCTGCCCTCACCAATCGGCAATAA
- the smoc2 gene encoding SPARC-related modular calcium-binding protein 2 isoform X5 codes for MRVCPLLVFLCLLCAGRAQKFSALTFLRVDQDKECNMECTGAPRKPLCASDGRTFTSRCEFLRAKCRDPQLEVIRGPCKDTSRCVAEKKYTEQQAKKLFPQVFVPVCNPDGTYSEVQCHSYTGYCWCVTPNGRPISGSAVANKKPRCQGSKQERATTREPGKAVSLQIFSILNADETGLVVDPQPAGDEEDIISQYPTLWTEQVRSRQNNRTRAPSSSCDQEQQSAQEEAKQHKNDAVFVPDCALGGLYKPVQCHPSTGYCWCVLVDTGRPIPGTSTRYEQPKCDGNARAHPTKPKDHYRSRHLQGCPGAKKTEFLTSVLDALSTDMVHAVTDPASAGRMAEPDPSHTLEERVVHWYFSQLDKNSSGDIGKKEIKPFKRFLRKKSKPKKCVKKFVEYCDISNDKALSLQELMGCLGVTKEEGAKPGEGLSSSKLNPSKKQG; via the exons TTCCTGCGGGTGGATCAGGATAAGGAGTGCAACATGGAATGCACCGGAGCTCCCCGCAAGCCCCTGTGTGCCTCCGACGGCAGGACCTTCACATCTCGCTGCGAGTTCCTCCGAGCCAAGTGCCGTGACCCCCAGCTGGAGGTCATTCGAGGGCCATGCAAAG ATACATCCAGATGTGTAGCAGAGAAGAAGTACACAGAGCAGCAGGCTAAGAAGCTCTTCCCGCAGGTCTTTGTGCCTGTATGCAACCCTGATGGCACATATAGTGAg GTTCAGTGCCACAGTTACACTGGATACTGTTGGTGTGTCACCCCCAATGGCCGACCCATTAGCGGCTCAGCAGTGGCCAATAAAAAACCTCGATGCCAAG GTTCAAAACAAGAGAGAGCTACTACAAGAGAGCCAGGTAAAGCAG TCTCCTTGCAAATATTCTCCATTCTAAATGCAGATGAGACTGGCCTAGTGGTGGATCCACAGCCTGCTGGCGATGAAGAAG ACATCATTTCTCAGTACCCCACTCTGTGGACGGAGCAGGTTCGCAGCCGACAGAACAATAGAACCAGAGCACCAT CCTCATCCTGTGACCAGGAGCAGCAGTCTGCCCAGGAAGAGGCGAAGCAGCACAAGAACGATGCTGTATTCGTACCAGACTGTGCACTTGGAGGACTGTACAAGCCAGTCCAATGCCACCCCTCCACCGGCTACTGCTGGTGTGTGCTGGTGGACACGGGACGGCCCATACCTGGGACTTCCACCAG GTATGAACAGCCAAAATGCGATGGCAATGCCAGGGCCCACCCGACTAAACCTAAGGACCATTATAGAAGCAGACATCTCCAGG GCTGTCCCGGGGCAAAGAAAACAGAGTTTCTGACAAGTGTTCTTGACGCACTGTCAACAGACATGGTGCACGCCGTCACAGATCCAGCATCCGCCGGAAG GATGGCCGAGCCCGACCCCAGCCACACCCTGGAGGAGAGGGTGGTCCACTGGTATTTTAGTCAGCTGGACAAAAACTCCAGCGGGGACATTGGAAAGAAGGAGATCAAGCCTTTCAAACGCTTTCTGCGCAAGAAATCAAAGCCAAAGAAGTGTGTGAAGAAGTTTGTGGAGTACTGCGACATTAGCAACGACAAGGCGCTGTCTCTGCAGGAGCTGATGGGTTGCCTCGGGGTGACCAAAGAAGAGG GGGCCAAACCAGGAGAGGGTTTATCTTCTAGTAAACTA AATCCCTCGAAGAAGCAAGGCTAA
- the smoc2 gene encoding SPARC-related modular calcium-binding protein 2 isoform X3 codes for MRVCPLLVFLCLLCAGRAQKFSALTFLRVDQDKECNMECTGAPRKPLCASDGRTFTSRCEFLRAKCRDPQLEVIRGPCKDTSRCVAEKKYTEQQAKKLFPQVFVPVCNPDGTYSEVQCHSYTGYCWCVTPNGRPISGSAVANKKPRCQGSKQERATTREPGKAVSLQIFSILNADETGLVVDPQPAGDEEDIISQYPTLWTEQVRSRQNNRTRAPSSSCDQEQQSAQEEAKQHKNDAVFVPDCALGGLYKPVQCHPSTGYCWCVLVDTGRPIPGTSTRYEQPKCDGNARAHPTKPKDHYRSRHLQGCPGAKKTEFLTSVLDALSTDMVHAVTDPASAGRMAEPDPSHTLEERVVHWYFSQLDKNSSGDIGKKEIKPFKRFLRKKSKPKKCVKKFVEYCDISNDKALSLQELMGCLGVTKEEESLEEARLSQHLRFPLPQGESALTNRQ; via the exons TTCCTGCGGGTGGATCAGGATAAGGAGTGCAACATGGAATGCACCGGAGCTCCCCGCAAGCCCCTGTGTGCCTCCGACGGCAGGACCTTCACATCTCGCTGCGAGTTCCTCCGAGCCAAGTGCCGTGACCCCCAGCTGGAGGTCATTCGAGGGCCATGCAAAG ATACATCCAGATGTGTAGCAGAGAAGAAGTACACAGAGCAGCAGGCTAAGAAGCTCTTCCCGCAGGTCTTTGTGCCTGTATGCAACCCTGATGGCACATATAGTGAg GTTCAGTGCCACAGTTACACTGGATACTGTTGGTGTGTCACCCCCAATGGCCGACCCATTAGCGGCTCAGCAGTGGCCAATAAAAAACCTCGATGCCAAG GTTCAAAACAAGAGAGAGCTACTACAAGAGAGCCAGGTAAAGCAG TCTCCTTGCAAATATTCTCCATTCTAAATGCAGATGAGACTGGCCTAGTGGTGGATCCACAGCCTGCTGGCGATGAAGAAG ACATCATTTCTCAGTACCCCACTCTGTGGACGGAGCAGGTTCGCAGCCGACAGAACAATAGAACCAGAGCACCAT CCTCATCCTGTGACCAGGAGCAGCAGTCTGCCCAGGAAGAGGCGAAGCAGCACAAGAACGATGCTGTATTCGTACCAGACTGTGCACTTGGAGGACTGTACAAGCCAGTCCAATGCCACCCCTCCACCGGCTACTGCTGGTGTGTGCTGGTGGACACGGGACGGCCCATACCTGGGACTTCCACCAG GTATGAACAGCCAAAATGCGATGGCAATGCCAGGGCCCACCCGACTAAACCTAAGGACCATTATAGAAGCAGACATCTCCAGG GCTGTCCCGGGGCAAAGAAAACAGAGTTTCTGACAAGTGTTCTTGACGCACTGTCAACAGACATGGTGCACGCCGTCACAGATCCAGCATCCGCCGGAAG GATGGCCGAGCCCGACCCCAGCCACACCCTGGAGGAGAGGGTGGTCCACTGGTATTTTAGTCAGCTGGACAAAAACTCCAGCGGGGACATTGGAAAGAAGGAGATCAAGCCTTTCAAACGCTTTCTGCGCAAGAAATCAAAGCCAAAGAAGTGTGTGAAGAAGTTTGTGGAGTACTGCGACATTAGCAACGACAAGGCGCTGTCTCTGCAGGAGCTGATGGGTTGCCTCGGGGTGACCAAAGAAGAGG AATCCCTCGAAGAAGCAAGGCTAAGCCAGCATCTGAGATTTCCCCTCCCGCAAGGAGAATCTGCCCTCACCAATCGGCAATAA